Proteins from a single region of Bos indicus x Bos taurus breed Angus x Brahman F1 hybrid chromosome 29, Bos_hybrid_MaternalHap_v2.0, whole genome shotgun sequence:
- the LOC113886419 gene encoding LOW QUALITY PROTEIN: basic proline-rich protein-like (The sequence of the model RefSeq protein was modified relative to this genomic sequence to represent the inferred CDS: substituted 2 bases at 2 genomic stop codons) — translation PPAPPPPSPPSSPPPSPPPPSSPPAPPPPSPPPPPPPSPPPAPPPPPSPPPSPPPPSPPPPPPPSSPPAPPPPSPPPAPPPSSPPSPPPAPPPPPSPPPSPPPPSPPPPSPPPSPPTSPPAPPPPSPPPLPPPSPPPPPSPPSPPSPPSPPPPPPPPPPPSPPPSPSSPSPSLPPPPPPAPPPSPPPSPPPSPPPPPSSPPAPPPPSPSPPPPSPPPPPPPPSSPPAPPPPSPPPAPPPSSPPPSPPPAPPPPPPSPPPPSPPPSPPPSPPAPPPPSPPPLPPPSPPPPPSPPSPPSPPSPPPPPPSSPPSPPAPPPPSPPPLPPPPPPPPPSPPSPPSPPSPPSPPPPPPSSPPSSPSXPPPXPPSPPPSPSPPPSPSSPS, via the coding sequence ccaccagcaccaccaccaccatcaccaccatcatcaccaccaccatcaccaccaccaccatcatcaccaccagcaccaccaccaccatcaccaccaccaccaccaccaccatcaccaccaccagcaccaccaccaccaccatcaccaccaccatcaccaccaccaccatcaccaccaccaccaccaccaccatcatcaccaccagcaccaccaccaccatcaccaccaccagcaccaccaccatcatcaccaccatcaccaccaccagcaccaccaccaccaccatcaccaccaccatcaccaccaccaccatcaccaccaccaccatcaccaccaccatcaccaccaacatcaccaccagcaccaccaccaccatcaccaccaccactaccaccaccatcaccaccaccaccaccatcaccaccatcaccaccgtcaccaccatcaccaccaccaccaccaccaccaccaccaccaccatcaccaccaccatcaccgtcatcaccctcaccatcattaccaccaccaccaccaccagcaccaccaccatcaccaccaccatcaccaccaccatcaccaccaccaccaccatcatcaccaccagcaccaccaccaccatcaccatcaccaccaccaccatcaccaccaccaccaccaccaccaccatcatcaccaccagcaccaccaccaccatcaccaccaccagcaccaccaccatcatcaccaccaccatcaccaccaccagcaccaccaccaccaccaccatcaccaccaccaccatcaccacctccatcaccaccaccatcaccaccagcaccaccaccaccatcaccaccaccactaccaccaccatcaccaccaccaccaccgtcaccaccatcaccaccgtcaccaccatcaccaccaccaccaccaccgtcatcaccaccatcaccaccagcaccaccaccaccatcaccaccaccactaccaccaccaccaccaccaccaccaccatcaccaccatcaccaccgtcaccaccatcaccaccatcaccaccaccaccaccaccgtcatcACCACCGTCATCACCATCATAACCACCACCataaccaccatcaccaccaccatcaccatcaccaccaccatcaccgtcatcaccctca
- the MRGPRG gene encoding mas-related G-protein coupled receptor member G — translation MATAGLRLADPLGLGSSGSVVQPLPTWSPRVVSTRAPPLPRVLSSRCRPLQRRWVLPASRPASQPASMLGIWGTFSSVVFYLTLAVGLGGLLGNALVLWHLGFHIKKGPFAVYVLHLAAADFLFLGCQLTFSAVQAALGSGHSLYFAVTFVAFSVGLWLLAAFSAECCLSDLFPACYQGCRPRHTLGVVCGLSWALAPPAVLLTANACGLLRESMRLLACLRYHAASVAGLLALACAAFAAGLVLLVWGACCSQRQRPRFYGAVLGSELLLLVCGLPYLLCWTLRPYLPSFLLSTFFPLATLLACVHCSGRPLIYFMVGRQPGRREPLRVVLRRSLGEGAQLGAGGVSLPVGRVWGPPWLPPTPHPLPDPPGLHVIARLTQFGDPTAGQCPEDWMIPAKGGHGSDSLAGSGRRVSDLSLGFGAPGNSFGAP, via the exons ATGGCGACCGCTGGTCTGCGCCTGGCTGACCCTCTGGGGCTGGGGTCCAGCGGGAGCGTAGTCCAGCCTCTCCCCACATGGAGTCCCCGAGTCGTGTCCACACGGGCGCCCCCTTTGCCTCGAGTCCTGTCCAGTCGATGCCGACCTCTGCAGCGACGTTG GGTCCTGCCTGCCAGCcgcccagccagccagccagccagcatgCTCGGGATCTGGGGGACCTTCAGCAGCGTGGTTTTCTACCTCACCCTGGCCGTGGGCCTCGGGGGACTGCTGGGGAACGCGCTGGTGCTCTGGCACCTCGGCTTCCACATCAAGAAGGGCCCCTTCGCCGTCTACGTGCTCCACCTGGCCGCCGCGGACTTCCTGTTCCTGGGCTGCCAGCTCACCTTCTCGGCCGTGCAGGCGGCCCTGGGCTCCGGGCACAGCCTCTACTTTGCGGTCACCTTCGTGGCCTTCTCCGTGGGCCTCTGGCTGCTGGCGGCCTTCAGCGCCGAATGCTGCCTCTCCGACCTCTTCCCTGCCTGCTACCAGGGCTGCCGCCCCAGACACACGTTGGGCGTCGTCTGCGGCCTCAGCTGGGCCCTGGCCCCGCCGGCTGTGCTGCTGACCGCCAATGCCTGCGGCCTGCTGCGTGAGAGCATGCGCCTGCTGGCCTGCCTGCGCTACCACGCAGCCAGCGTCGCCGGGCTGCTGGCCCTGGCCTGCGCGGCCTTCGCGGCTGGCCTGGTCCTCCTCGTCTGGGGGGCCTGCTGCTCCCAGCGCCAGCGCCCGCGGTTCTACGGCGCCGTGCTGGGCTCCGAGCTCCTGCTGCTCGTCTGCGGCCTCCCCTACCTCCTCTGCTGGACACTGCGCCCGTACCTCCCAAGCTTCCTGCTGTCCACCTTCTTCCCCCTGGCCACCCTCCTGGCCTGTGTCCACTGCAGCGGCAGGCCCCTCATCTACTTCATGGTGGGCCGGCAGCCGGGCCGGCGGGAGCCTCTGCGGGTGGTCCTCCGGCGCTCCCTGGGGGAGGGCGCCCAACTGGGGGCCGGCGGGGTCTCCCTGCCCGTGGGCCGCGTGTGGGGGCCGCCctggctgccccccaccccccatcccttgCCAGACCCTCCAGGACTCCACGTCATTGCCCGGCTCACTCAGTTTGGGGACCCAACGGCTGG ACAGTGCCCTGAGGACTGGATGATTCCAGCCAAGGGAGGCCATGGCTCTGACAGCCTAGCAGGCTCAGGAAGGAGGGTCAGCGACCTCAGCCTTGGCTTTGGGG CCCCAGGAAATAGCTTCGGGGCCCCCTGA